The sequence TCTTTCTTTCTCAGATTCAAGCGAAGCTCCGTCCTTGCCGGATGATCTTAAAGACTTATTGACTTCAGATGACAGCACTGATGatccacattattttcctgacATACAGCAGAGCTCAGATTCTGATGGGAGCGAAATTCCTCAGTTGGTACCAAGAAAGAAGTTAAAAACTACCAATGCGACCCATCCTTCCCCGAGCATTGGTTCGAAAGTGACTCAAGAAATGGACCTGACTGACGAAAATATAATCGAGGACAGACTTGCAGATGTTTTGAAACAAAGTAGTGAAACATTAGTGCAAATTGCGACTGAGAGTAAGGAAGGGGTAGATAGGGAAGTGAGCAACAAAGCTCACGGTCAGGAACTAAATGCTGATATTAACAACAAAACAAAGTGACCGTTCCGTGGTGAGACAGGAATGAAAAACTGCCAGGAATCTAGGACTGGAATACTTAAAAAGTAAGGGAAAGTGTGTTGTGTGCGAGAAAATTGGAGCCTCTAGAGAAGTGCAGAAAGAAGTGTTCTGAGACATTTAcatattgcacgttataaatttcatattagagcctgtattgtcaaagtatcaacttgtgaaaatttagattttataattccacctttacaatactgtaattgtctttattaaaaatactacattaaattacactcgtgaaacatgtttcgtcctcttataggacatcttcagtcacaaatacaatacataacattaaaaataaggcgaggacacattaaaataagtaaatgtaaagtctttgtatcctgtgacgcagggtgatagcgtcttgtcaatcttcaacgTTAAAATGGCGcagcgtgaacatgatatgaagcatgaagtcccattaaaatcatatgttaaaactgttgttcaaaacaatgaattgtcaattataaagccacttacggtgttttataatcgTCGTCCTGCGTGCATAGCTAGTTTGATTGAAATCGACTAGGGTAAGACATGAAGGCCTTGATAAACCGCATTTCAGGCAAATATCGATGCAGTATCATTTGGATGTCAATGGTCAAAGGAAGCCTATTTGTAGAACTTGTTTTCGTAAGACATTATGTGAAACAAACCGATTTATTAGAAAGAAGCGTTGTTCCATCGCTGACATTCCCCAGCTAGATCAAAGAGGAAAATTTGAACCACctcaaaagaaaacaaaagaagaaataggaGAAGCACACCAACACTTACTTTCCATTCCCAGCTATGAGAGCCATTATACAAGGAGAGATTCTCAACGTAGATATTTGCCATCCCATCTGACCATGCGTCAGTTATACGATGAGTATAAGAAGCAGTGTTCACAAAGTCCAGTTAGCCGTCGGATTTACAAATCATTATTTCATGAATTAAAATTAACTATCAAGAACCCCCAGGCTGATACATGTCAGACATGCGATAGACTTCCTTTACAACTCAGAGTGGCGGAAGACAAGCAAGAAATCCAGGCACAGATTGAAGACCATCATCTACAAGCTGATCAGGCATACATAGCTAAATCTAAAGATAAAGAGATGTCAAGAGATGATCCTCATAAGAAAACGATCACCTTTGATATGCAGCAGTGTCTTCGTACACCAGTGGCTTCAAGTTCCTTGGTATTTTATAAGTGCCAGTAGTGGACCTTCAATTTGACTGTCCACGACTGTGACGAAGATCAAGCGCATTGCTTTATGTGGAATGAGAGCATCGCTGGGAGAGGTGCTAATGATGTGGCTTCatgtatgtacaagttcttaacaagTATAGAATCATCAGTTAAGCATCTAaccatgtacagtagaacctcgataattcgaaatcggttaattcacagtcccgcctaattcgaagaagctctcgttcccggaaacatgagatacagttttgcatgttacttcaattgtttaattcgaaatatggataattcataattcgaagtacaatgtcggccccattcccgaaattcaggcttttaattcgaaactgcctttacattttaaaacaatagtatgttacagaggaATTTCAGCTCAAAATTCATCCTCTCCGCTTCATAATAGAACgcacgttccggaacgtggaggggcaGCTTTCCGCACTtgcactcacttcggtgggtctacagtgcgcttcatgattgctaagttgaatgaaatcggaattcttttgtattcaacctttcaaggaacgccgtaatatcacgcaacaggcagtgtgcgggaaaacagaatccgcgaacactggcgataccgACAATTGACgcaaaaacgtggctcatataataaattcgtaggcaccgaacaatattgtcattgccggtaaaactgcattgctttattttaatgcgagccccaacagtcttatggttttaaaggagaaattgccagccgggaaatcgtacaagggtgagggatgggggtcatcgtagtgcgttgcaatgcacatgggcgcgagatactttatcccctcgtcataggaaacttcgataagcacaatgttttaagagcgacgggcactttccatgccagtacaaagcatctaaaaatgcaaacagtacagaaatccaaaaagataatgcatttgcacaggggaaccggcataatttatcctcgtctttgaattgtgcgatttttttttctttcgttgcgtgaggttatgtttcccagtgatttatccaagtgcattatttgaacgttgtaaatgcaccttgttggatacatttcggaaatagtttttccatggcattggaaaggtttaaactgtgaatcgagctgattgcatgtattaatgggtcttagaatactttgtgacgcggcaagtgtttacatttctgaagtacgggagaagtgccatggcgggaaatcgtacagggatagtcataggaaagttcgattttaaggacatcgggtactttctgtgtaaatacaaggcatttaaaatgcatacagtatagtactccaatgaataaagcacttgcacatgggagccagcatagatttctcctcgtctttaaATCGTgctatttttctctttcttttgttgcgtgaggttatgtttaccagtgagatatccgagtgcattatttgaatactgtaaatgcaccttgttggatacgttttggaaatagttcttttttcatggcatttgaaaggtataaactgtgaatcaaggttaactgcgtgcagtaacgggccttagaatatttagtaacacggcaagggttggcacttctgaattgcgaattggcggttaatttgaaatcacgtaattcgaagtccgagttttgagtcccaacgacttcgaattaacgaggttttacagTACTCAGACACGTGGCTGCCAAAATAAAAACAGCCACATGTCTGTGATGTGCATGACTGTACTTCAAGATTCACCCAACCTAGAAACTATTGATCACAAATTTCTTCTTCCAGGTCACACATGCATGGAGTGTGATGGCGACCACAGccaaacagaaaaaaagaagaaattccAAGGACCCATTGAACTTCCACATGACTGGGTAATGCTGGTTCGGCGGACCGGAAAAAGCAAACCGTTCCGAGTGACTGAAATGGCTTGGAATGATTTTAGGAGCTATTCATCTCTGTTGAAAGGGCCTCTCCAACTACGGAAGATTAATATCAGTGGAGAAaagctaaactggatgaatatcaAATGGTTGCGTTACGAGAAAAGCAATCCAGGAATGGTCATGTACAAATGAACTCTTGACCTTGGTGCCGACTTTAAAGTAGTGGGTTTCAGAAGGCGGGGAAAGGCAAATCAAGTTTTGCGCCCACTTCTAAGCTATAATGGACCACAGCCGATCTCAGTGGAAAAGAAGAAAGATCTTTTGTCTCTCCTTCCCTACATTTCACCCGTGTTTCATAACTTCTACGGGGATTTGAAAACCAGCCCTCAAGTACGCAATGAACTCTGATGACGATGACAGTGATGTCCAGCAACCTGCCCATTTAGTGACAAGTTCTGAGTTATATCAACATATTCAGATAATGTTTCAATTTACATCACATTCATGCCACTGGTGTAAAGGGAtttatgtgtaaaataaataatGTGTAAAGTTATATAAGTCAGTGAAAATCATTTTCTCTTacgttaaataataatataatccgAATTAAGTCATTTAGTGCCATTTAATAGTCTTAATATGTTTGGTCTAGGACCAGGCTCACGTAAGTACGTAATGGCGGTGTTGTTGGTTAGTGCCATGATCTTGCAAAAGTGTTCAAACATAAAACTCGTGTTTTCTCAAAACTAATATTTGTTGACTTAACTCTCTTTAGCCACCCACCCATGAATTTACTTGTTCGAGCTCGAACCCATCTTTCCTTAAGGGAAGTCATAAATAACTCAGGTGCACCAGTTGTGGGTACGCGCGTCCCAATAAAATTCCCCAAAATGATAACTTATTACAGTTTTGGAATTcctcagtgaacacggaagcgtttcaaATTTAAACCTTCAACTGCGTCCCGTAACACACTAACAATGTCCACATGAAACATTACGGAAAgcaaaaagtaaaattaaaaattaataaagagCCGACATCAAAGAAAAACAAAGGATGATGGAAGGAAATCAATAATGTAGGAACAATGAACTCACCTTGTGACCCAGTTCATCACATCAACAACATAGGTACGCCATGCAACAACGAGTATTGTTAAAACACTCACTCCGCTAATATGCCAAATATCACATTGTTATCAAAAAACAAATGAAAGCATATCAACAACAATGGAATAGAAATGGAGTGAAGCTCCAGATTAGTAACATTCATCAAATTGAGGGAAAGGaagatttcaaaataataataataataataataacaatgaaaattattttaaaaaaaaaggaaaatgtaattaaattcactttggtccaaagcacgcttcagtattcactagggtttaaaatcatttttttatatttaatCGCTTTCGTGAGGCTAATGATACAAAAGATTACACACACCTTCACTTGTCACAGCTCCAGCAGATCATTTTAAACCACTGTTCCCGTAACGCATCCGTCAATAGAAATTATTCACTTGTTTAAGTATAACATAATTGGTATCACATATTTAAATTAGTGGAATTCAATAATGGAAGATGCGACCAAAAATCACAGATAAGATAAAGATAACTCAACCTAACGGTCACAAGATTGATATAACAATGCATGCAATACTAGTATGAACATTAGCAACTTCTGTATACTtcagaaggaagaaaatataaagaaTCTACTTAAAATTTCACCTTAACAAATATAAATATGAGAGAATGTCCAGCAGCTAATATTTTTATCAAGTAGTTTCGAAAACATTGCATTTATTACTGCCTGGAAAACCCATCTTTATCACATCACCAAGATGTACCACAATATATTATTAACCCAAGCAGATTTGGGAGAAGAAACCCACAAGAATGCTTACGGAACGAGCACATTGATCTCCACTATATTTTATGAGTTCTTGACAgaaagcagttattattattattattattattattattattattattattattattattattattattattattattattattattattattattattgtcactggTAGTGGTATCAAAGGGATTTCACAGGAGAATAAACATTGCTCTCCTACAAGTGTATATCGAGGTGTGGTTCACAAGACGTCTCCCAAAAAAAGAAATTATTAATTCAAAACATCGATGAAGGTAGCCATGTTGGCGTCTTACTCACTGCAGAATAATCCCCAGTAGATTACATGGAAAGTCTGCTGGAGTTAATATCATGCCAGACGATCAGTTACCAGACTGTTGATAGCAGTTTTTGAAGTACTCACTTATACCATCTCGTTCAAAATATTCCcaagaaaaaaaattataatcagCTGCAGGCACTCGTAGTTGCATTCCACATTTACACACAAGTTAAAATTACACCACCACATAGCAAATTCCACATATAAAGGtcattacacaaacatacgccttCCTTCACAATCACCTTACGGTGGTTTGAAATCATTCTTGCCTGCCATAGTGGCTGGCAGCAAGCAAAGCGACATGACGCCTCCTCTAGCCAAGCGCTGGAACAGGAGTGCTTGTTTGGAATAACGGCCGCTAGGGAGCGCCATGCAGAACAGTTGACTATCAAGCAGCGGAGCTACCCAATAACAAACTCATAGACAACAACGTTCAATAAAAGTCCAATGGCGAAGCAGTTGCCCACAGTTATATTACAATTTGCACAAATAAGAATCCCAACAGTACAACAATTAGTTATCGCAGAGTTCTGTTCTTTTGGGCAAGATTAAACGATAATTTCCATTCACCTTTTTTATGAATTCCACATGAGCAAATGTCCAGTGTAGCGGTGATTTCACATAGTCCTTAAATTATACCGCTACAAACTGATGAAGttttcccggtaaaactgaatttaaagttttgagatttctaagttgcgtaccggtaattaattttTGTATTCGGCCcagcggtctaacttgcctgcctctcaccgggaggacccgagttcgattcccggccaggacacgCATTTTTACCTgcatgagggctggttccaggtttacTCAttttacgattacctttaattgaggaactatcgaATGGTGAAATGGCgccctcggtctagaaagccaggaataacgttCAAGAGGATTCgacacactgaccatgtgtcacctcataatctgcaggcttttgagatgagcaccggtcgcttggtaggtggaaggTCCACTGGGACCGTAGTtcggtttaggggtgtttgtaagatgataataataataagtctaatttttgtgacatttagccaaattgttgatagttcattcgttcccggattttccgttttcccgtgttgtacgtttttttcccgtggtccctccaaaatcggagaattgaggttccactttACTGAGTTTCACCGATATTAATGCCACGGTTTTCCCTTGATGTTGTTGAGCAGAGTCATTCGATGTGGCAagcctgttgtcataagagcattACTGTTTTCTTAACACAGAATGACCTATAGAAATGCGATGTAATGTACAggattcaaataaaaataaaacacaaacCACAAATTCTACACTGAGCAGCAAAGTTAATGGATCATTtcaattttcaaaggaaaaaacaTGTGAAACTTTCTTCTTTGACAGTTGTCTCTATGTTGCACCGACACGAATGGCACAGGAAaggactagcagtgggaaggaagcggccatggccttaaataagttacagcctgtagtgaaaaccatcttcagggctgccgatggtgggttcTGAACCCACTATCTAGCTGAGCGCCTCTAATTCCACAACCATCTCGTCTGATaacatttcttttattcttattagggaattgaaaaaaaatcacatttgcgataaatgtgaatttttgaatcttgtagtgAATCccagcctacggtaattctaatgtggaataaaatcatttttatgcaTAAATAAAAGTgtgacaaaatgcgaattgtgacccaaaatgtgaagttttgaagcttccacctaatcaatacatatatttatatattattgttctacagtaccggtttcgaccttgtgaatgtcatcttcagctgacaatcataacatacaattaaaacatcacaataagaatgtcacatgatatgggtGAAAACATTGTCATTACAATTGTTCTAGTCTAAATAATCGTCTACAATaactgatatgataattaaaaacttaacatctacatgaatgatgtatgttaacatacgtttttcttaaattataaaggtgtcatGTAGTATGGATAgtccagaaatggctccaaacaagggccaaggcagacagggaattgtacataaatgaaagaaacagagcaaaacaaatagttggtgAATCCAAagagaagttgtgggaagattttggtaataacctggaaaggctaggtcaagcaacagggaaaactttctggactgtaataaataatcttaggaagggaggggaaaaaagaaatgaacagtgttttgagtaattcagtgaactcataatagatcccagggaatcactggagaggtggagggaatattttgaacagcttctcaatgtaaaaggaaatcatcct is a genomic window of Anabrus simplex isolate iqAnaSimp1 chromosome 14, ASM4041472v1, whole genome shotgun sequence containing:
- the LOC137502959 gene encoding uncharacterized protein, which translates into the protein MYPSRGQQMVALVYEQALQADSDSSEAPSLPDDLKDLLTSDDSTDDPHYFPDIQQSSDSDGSEIPQLVPRKKLKTTNATHPSPSIGSKVTQEMDLTDENIIEDRLADVLKQSSETLVQIATESKEGVDREVSNKAHGQELNADINNKTK